The Erigeron canadensis isolate Cc75 chromosome 1, C_canadensis_v1, whole genome shotgun sequence genome segment ATATGCAACTGATGCCGAGCTTttagactgcggcgcagttgaTTCCtcacacccccactgcggcgcagtggggtgatTGTCAATAAAGGCCGTGGAaatggactgcggcgcagtcggtgttaccacccccactgcggcgcagtggggaacTTTTCCAGAaattttttttcggttttaaacaCAACTTACCTCCATCCGCTTCTCACCACATTTGAACCTGCACATTCttgacaaaataaattaaacctATCTAACgaaatgaaaatcaaattgacaaaacaaaattaaacacgggttacctcccgagaagcgcttaatttatttacgagtcgtgagCTAGACTCGTTCACCATATCAATTTTGTGAATCaaaaatggggatttcttcGACCATCCCCTCCTCTTGCTCTTCTCCCAAATACAACTTGAgcctatgaccattgacaatgaaagacccatttccatcccttttaaaaagttcaacataactggacggatacacatgtttaatcacaaaaggacctatccacctagaagttaactttggttatttaattttaaatttcgatAAAAATAGGAAAACTTTTGCTCCAACCTTAAACTCCTTTCTACGGATCCTTTTATCATGGTAAACTttggttttctctttataaagtcttgagttttcatatgcacctaacctaagctcatcgagctcatgatgttgcaacaacctaagttcaccggcctccatcatgtctaggttcaaatttctcaacgcccaatacgccttatgctctaattcaatcggtaaatgacaagtcttgccataGAGCAACTTGTACGGCGTAGTGCCAATAGGCGTCTTaaaggcggtcctaaatgcccacaaggcgtcatctaactttttcgaccaaaccttggggttatccccgatTGTTTTCTCTAGAATTCTTTTCAATGCCATATtcgtgttttccacttgaccactggtctgtgggtaataagaagttgaaaaataatgacaaacaccatacttcttaagaaccttatctagttgatgattagcaaaatgtgttccacgatcactaattaaggctctagggcaaccaaacctaATAAAcaactgtttcaaaaactcaatGACTACCATCGTGTCatttgtaggcaaagccttggcttcggcccacttagacacgtagtcaacagcaactaaaatatactgaaacttgttagacggtgggaatggtcccatgaagtctatgccccaaatatcgaaaacttcacatacctgaattccttgctgtggcatttcatccTGTCTTGTAATGCTTCTTTGTcgttggcaaatgtcacaggttTCGACCAATGTTTGAGCCTCTTTGAAAATtgtaggccaatagaaacctgcatcaaaaacctttttacCTGTAACCGATggaccatagtgacctccgGTTGGCCCGTAATGGCAAGCATCCAATATCTCCCTAGTTTCAGCTCCTGCGACACATCTTCTtaccataccatctgcacaaatacgaaacagatatgggttatcccataaatagtgcttagcatccgatatgagcttcttcttctgttaACCCGAtaaatcatttggtatttcacctgcaaccaaataattagcaatgtcagcaaaccaaggaccttcatcagagttagaaatgacatttaaatattCATCGGGGAAGTTATCCTTAATCCCCCCATCCTAAAGCTCCTCCCGGTTTGGGTCCTCCAACCGGCTCAAGTGATCAGCTACTAAGttctcggcacctttcttatctttgatttcaatttaaaattcttgcaacaacaaaatccatcggataagtctaggctttgcatcttgcttagaaaacaaatacttcaaagcagaatggtcagtgaaaacaacagttttacttagtactagatatgacctaaacttatcaaatgcaaagactaccgcaagcaactccttctctgtagtagtgtaattttgttgggcgggattcaaggttttactagcatagtaaattggcttgaaatgcttatcatccctttgcccaagcacgaCTCCAACAGCATAGTCACTTGCACCACACATCAACTCAAAAGGTAAATTCCAATCCGGTCCAACCATAATGGGAGAATTAGactataatttttctttaaaaccaTTTCAATATAGACCACATACTTTTCCATACCCATTAAACCCAAAGCCTTCAGAAACATTACAACCGATTAAATTACTTCTTTGGATAATCATGCTAGGTGCTTACGCCATGTCGGTGGAGAAatgattctattacaagcctatgaTTATTTATGCAACATGACTTGGCCATATATGAGTGATTCAAATATACACCCTCgatatttatattgatatatacttTAGAGATGTGACAATCATACACTATCATTGAATAGGTGCTAAGTCATGTATATTCGTGCTTGAGAATCATTGAATATCtcgattttcataaataaacttaAATTGCATAGAACTAGAAATAGttctataattttttgaaaatcgAATGTTTGGAAAGACAAGTCAAGGAAATTCTATGTTTAAACGAAAGtttgcttgaggacaaacaACGTTCAAGTGTGGGGGAATTTGATAACgtttaaattatacatatttaatttagtgTTATTGTGCAATTTAACGTATAATTATAACTcatttgaatgtaaattaatgtatttCAGTTACTTATTGTGTGTATGAGTGATTTTACAGGATGCAATGGATTTTGAGTGAAAAAATGCttgaaaagttacaaaattGACGTTGATGCActgttttggtcataacttcTTCATCCGATATCtgtttttgacgaataagctgCCACGCGAAGataaaagaaagatataaaatataaaatggattATCTTTGCACCAGAAGCTCGCAACCGTATCCAAAAGTCACGACGTCTCTGCTGATTGATTAAATTTAATAGCAACTTTGCTTGCCATGCTCTTACCGATACGTCATAAGCAACTCCAAGCAGAAGATATTAAGTTGAAATGGAGCCTACATGCCTCTTCTATGATTATTGCAAAAATCCTGTATATCCATATGAAAATGAGAAAAAGGCATTCAAGCATTAATGAAGGGGTGGACTATCTCCTTTTCCAATCTTTGAATTTGAAGTTTTCGAAGACTGATGGCACTATTGAACTTCTGCTCATACTGTAGCATAGCTTTACAATGTCTCCCACAATTAAGAAGGCAGTTGGAGAATTTGGCTATATAAGGGAGCTTGCGGAGAACGTTTCAAGTGTGCCTGGGAAGTCTTCCATGGACTCCAAACCAGTTCCAGTCACAACCAATTCCAAATCATCATCTCAATTGTTTTACTCATAGTTTGTAATAAAGTTATTTAGTTTTAAGTCACCAACTCTTGTTACATTTAGTTCACCAATTACGCTTAAAAAACTTTCTGTTACAATTCGTCTGTTAAATTCTCGATCACCAACTGGCAAATCAAGTTGATTTGTACTTCTTATTGAAAGTTATTAGTTGACACGTTTCTAAAAGCTAGTTTCGTCATTTGAATGTCGTTCTTTCTATTTTAGTTCGTTAGTTTGTTTGAAAATTTCGATCTCATTTTGCATAAAATCCGTACGTTAAAATTTCGTTTTAAAAGTTGTTATAAGCTTGTTTAGCATCCATTAAGTAGTGTGTCAAGTTTCGTGAAGTTTCGTTACCGTTCGCATGTTCGCATGAAAATTATTTACGTGTATATTTTGTGATTTTCGATATAATTTACGGTTTAATTGTGAAGGGTTCACGTCCGTTAGATTATCATTATAGATAGATTGAGGTGTAGTCTAGCCGTGTTAAGATTTGAGTGATTTTTACGAGTAAAACGATTCAACAAATTATACACTCAaattacacatcaagtttttggcgccgttgCCGGGGAATTAAGTTTATTTAGTAGTTTTTTAAGTATTAAGTTTAATCGATCCTTTTTAGaaatttatttctaaaaagTTACTTATTCTGTTGATTTATTGTtcgttcgaaaaaaaaaagaaaaaataaaaaacctaaaaaaaaaaaatcgttaaAAGTAGTTATATTAATCCATCTCAAGtagtatattttcattttttctaattaatatatgtaaaatataataattaataatagtatTCTTCCGTTGCACTTTTAATAAACATTGTTTGGGTGATTGTGGTAAGGAAAACGAGACATGACCAGTGTGGTTACCTCGAATCCTGTTAACCTCGACTAGGATTGTGGTTAACCTCACTTGAGTTATTCCGATTCTTAACCTATGAGCCTCGAGTAGATATTTAACATTGGATTCCTGAACTGTTGAACTGTTAGACTGAGGACTGAGGACTATTGgactaataattatatatatagtataacatCAACTCAGACAATATATCAAGACTCcacataaatgattttatttttcgtTGTTTtacttctatttattttatttttagctgtttatttttatatgttttatttcgTAGAATAGGTGCTTTTCAcagttttcttgtttttcttttgcaGTGATATAAGGAGTAGATGAACACAAGGACCAGCAAACAACCACTCGCTAGTCCGCTATCCGATCCCgaaaaatcattttcaaaaagGATAAAGAAATCTTTGAAAAATTCTAGAAACATTTTAGAAAGTAGTAGTTTTGTTAACATAGGAGGGTCAAAtctttttgaagaagaaaaagttgTTTTAGAAAAATCAAATCAACCACCATCAATTAACATGGCAGGCCCAATAGATAGACTTAATCAACCCATGTGGAGCAGGCAAAGAAATGTGGCACCGATCCCTGGATCCGCCATAGTGAAGCCTGAATTACGAGATAATTTCATTGTTAAAGGAAACCACATGAAAATGATTCTAGAAAACCAATTTGATGGTAAATTTCTTTCTGATCCATATAAACATATCGCAAATTTCGAGGAAATTTGTGAAATGTTTAAATATGGTAGAGACATGGTAGAACCTGTTAAGCTACGGTTTTTTCCGTTATCTTTAACAGGGGAAGCTAAACTTTGGTTTAATGGATTAGAAGAAGGTTCAATTGATTCTTGGgatgaaatgaaaaaagtttttgCAAATAGATTTTTTCCACCCGGTTTGcaacaaaaattgtttaatgacATAAGAACTTTTAAGCAATACGAAAAAGAAAACTATATCGATTCTTGGATAAGATTGCAAAAATTGCTTAAAAAATATTATGGTCATGGTCTAGATAAAGAACAAATTGTAAACATATTTTACAATGGTCTATACGAGAATTCCCAAATTCTACTTGATGCGGCTGGTGGAGgaatatttttatacaaaagcGCAAATGATGCTTATCAAGTCATGGAGGACAAAGTAACGATGAGAATGTCAAAGACCAAGGTTGAGGAAGGGAAATCAAAGGCAGTATCGTTCGTGGAAGCAAAGGAAGAAAGTTCAAGGATGGAGGTAAAGTTTGATACTATGATGAATTTGTTCACTAACAAATTCGACAGCCTAGAAAAAGAGATGAATAATCTGAAATATGGTTACTCACATGGTGGGGCAAGCCATAACTCTGAAGATTGCGATGCAATTAGGGTTCATGAAGAGGCGAATTATTTGCAAAACAATTACCAAGGAAATAACCAACGTGGTTGGGGTCAAAACCGCAACCAAGGAAATATTACCAATGGTTTTAATTCTCACTCAAACATTTTCCCTACAAGATACCCTAGAAACAACCAAGATATCCAAAACCAACCCAACCAGAATTTCCCAAATCACCAACAAAAACCACATAATGAAGTACCCATACAACCAACCCAAAAGTCAAATGAGGAAACCACTTTAACATCACTTGAAGCAACAATAAAAAACTTCAcgaattttcaaaaaacaacCAACCAGGAACTTTTCAGGAGACTTGATATCCTTAGAGCCAACCACGAACAAGGCCTTCGTAATCACCAAGCGTCTATAACTGATTTGGAAAAGAAGTTGGATCGCATAGGTGAAACATCAACATACAGACCAACTGGCTCACTACCCAGCAATACACAACCAAATCCGATACCCTCAAGCTCAAATTCAAACTCAAACCAAACATATAAGCCCCCTCCCGCTAGAACCGAGCATGTAAATGCTATTTTTACAAGGGCTGGTAACATTTACCAAACTAACATTGAAAGTGAAGCTCCTACCGATTCACCAAAACTTGTATCCGAACCTGTAGAAGATGACTTCACCGACGATGAAAGTGTGGCAGAAGAGATTGAAATGGAGCCAAAACCAACAGAAAAGAGGCCAACTGTTTCCACTGCACCAGTTAAACCACCGCTAAAGGCGTACAAACCAAAGATTCCATACCCACAACGCTTGAGAAAGGAGAAGATGGCGGCAAGATATGGCAAATTTCTTGAGATGATCAAAGCAATTCGCATCAGTGTGCCATTAGTTGATGTACTTGCAGGGATGCCAAACTATGCTAAGTTCATCAAAGAATTGTTGAACAACAAGGACAAGTTGGAGGAAGTGTCGGCAACATTTTTGAATGAAGAATGCACAGCCATTTTGCAGAATCAGATTCCACCAAAGCTTGACGATCCAGGGAGTTTCATAATTACTTGTTCTTTTGGAAACATATTAACTTGTGATGCGTTAGCGGATTTAGGGGCTAGCATAAACTTGATGCCTTATTCTTTATATGCTAAATTGTCCTTAGGAGCATTAAAACCCACGGGAATGAGCATTAGATTAGCTGACCGCTCATTTCAATATCCGTTAGGCATAGCTGAAAATATGTTGATAGAAGTTGGACATTTCATATTTCCAGTTGATTTTGTTATACTTGAAATGGACGAGGATAGTAAAGTACCATTAATCTTAGGGAGACCTTTTCTATACACTGCTGATGCAATAATTCGTGTAAAAGATAAGGAATTAACCTTAGGTGTTGGAGATGATAGAATGGCCTTTACTATTGATAAAGTAATGAAGCACTCATATTCTACTGATGATACGTGCTTTCGTGTTGATGTGATTGACGAAAATGTGAATGATTACACGCAAGAATTACTGGAATTAGTTGATAACATCTGGggagaatttgaagatgaagaGGATGGTGATGTGAAACCTGAAGAAGCTGAAGAAATAATGAAGTTGAGCATAGACGAAAGTCCACTAGAGGACGAGGCATTTGAGGAAATAAAGAAGGAAGAACGATTGAGGATCAAAACATCATTAGAAGAGCCACCCACAGACTTAGAACTCAAACCACTTCCaagtaacttggaataagcgtTTCTTCAAGGGGAGTCTCTTTTACCTGttgttatttcatctttattatctGAAAATGAGAAAACCAAACTTTTAGATGTCTTGAAAGCCCATAAAGGTGCTTTTGCTTGGCGTATATCTGACATACCCGGAATTAGCCCGTCATTTTGCaaacacaaaattaatttgGTTGAAGATGTAAAACCTGTTGTTCAAAGACAAAGACGGCTAAAtccgaatatgaaagatgtAGTCAAAAAGGAGATAATTAAGTTACTTGATGCTGGAATTATTTACCCTATCTTCGATAGCCCTTGGGTAAGCTCTGTCCACTGTGTACcaaaaaagggtgggatgactgtgATTACGAATGAACGCAATGAACTAGTGCCCACACAAACTGTCACTGGTTGGCGAGTTTGTATTGACTATAGGAAATTGAATGACGCCACAAGAAAAGACCATTTCCCGCTACCCTTTATTGACCAAATGCTTGAAAGACTAGCAGGAAATGAGTACTTTTGTTTCCTCGATGGATTTTCGGGATACCTTCA includes the following:
- the LOC122591071 gene encoding uncharacterized protein LOC122591071 gives rise to the protein MNTRTSKQPLASPLSDPEKSFSKRIKKSLKNSRNILESSSFVNIGGSNLFEEEKVVLEKSNQPPSINMAGPIDRLNQPMWSRQRNVAPIPGSAIVKPELRDNFIVKGNHMKMILENQFDGKFLSDPYKHIANFEEICEMFKYGRDMVEPVKLRFFPLSLTGEAKLWFNGLEEGSIDSWDEMKKVFANRFFPPGLQQKLFNDIRTFKQYEKENYIDSWIRLQKLLKKYYGHGLDKEQIVNIFYNGLYENSQILLDAAGGGIFLYKSANDAYQVMEDKVTMRMSKTKVEEGKSKAVSFVEAKEESSRMEVKFDTMMNLFTNKFDSLEKEMNNLKYGYSHGGASHNSEDCDAIRVHEEANYLQNNYQGNNQRGWGQNRNQGNITNGFNSHSNIFPTRYPRNNQDIQNQPNQNFPNHQQKPHNEVPIQPTQKSNEETTLTSLEATIKNFTNFQKTTNQELFRRLDILRANHEQGLRNHQASITDLEKKLDRIGETSTYRPTGSLPSNTQPNPIPSSSNSNSNQTYKPPPARTEHVNAIFTRAGNIYQTNIESEAPTDSPKLVSEPVEDDFTDDESVAEEIEMEPKPTEKRPTVSTAPVKPPLKAYKPKIPYPQRLRKEKMAARYGKFLEMIKAIRISVPLVDVLAGMPNYAKFIKELLNNKDKLEEVSATFLNEECTAILQNQIPPKLDDPGSFIITCSFGNILTCDALADLGASINLMPYSLYAKLSLGALKPTGMSIRLADRSFQYPLGIAENMLIEVGHFIFPVDFVILEMDEDSKVPLILGRPFLYTADAIIRVKDKELTLGVGDDRMAFTIDKVMKHSYSTDDTCFRVDVIDENVNDYTQELLELVDNIWGEFEDEEDGDVKPEEAEEIMKLSIDESPLEDEAFEEIKKEERLRIKTSLEEPPTDLELKPLPSNLE